ACCTACAAACAATACTAGTATATCTCATTCTGATACAGAGTGTTTAAAAAACTCCTCTAGTGAATACAATCAACAAAACAACTATAAAAATGTACTTGAAAAACTAAAAAAATATACATTAACTAATCAAACCAGGCAGCCTACAGATGGTTATGTAGATCTTATTCCATGGGAACATCCAGAAAAATTTGATTTTTTTTCTAGTTTTTACCAAACAATAGTAAGAGTTATGTTTAACCCTGCAACATTTTTTGGTAATATAAGTAATGCAACAAGTTCATTATTAAGACCTTTATTTTTTTATATCTTAGTAAGACTTTTTCAGACACTTATGGATGGAATGTGGTTTATGGTGAGCTTTCAAGCTCTTGAACCATCAATAACAGAGTCATCTCTCCATGATTTATTAAGCTCCATTGCACAAGAAATGACAATTCCAATGACACTTATAATGACACCTGTTACACTTGCTCTTCAACTTGGAATCTATGTTTTATTGTTTTATCTTATGATTAGATTCATTCAACCTGAACAAACATATTTTCACACAATATTCCGTGTTATTGCTTATAGTGCCGCTCCAACTATTGTTTGTATTATTCCTATTATTGGCTCTCTTGTAGGTAGTATTTGGTTTTCTATATCCTGCTTTATTGGTTGCAAATATGCATTAAAACTTTCATGGACTAAAACTGCCTTAGCTCTTATACCTCTTTACCTTATAGCAATGGCTATTGGGCTTCAAGGAGCAAAACAGTTTATACACATTGCTGGATAAACACATAATATCTAAAACTGACAGAATCTATACTACCTAGTTAAGATATAAGACTATTTATTATACTGTAATTCTTCAAACATTCTTTCTATTAGATATACCTGTGATTAATACTTTTAATTATTACTATAGCCTAGTATAGCAGTACTTTTTATTTATAACATATTTTTATATTATTTCTCTATATAACAATAGCATAAATATACCCTATAGGCTATACTCTTTATATTAATTAACTGTTCCATCATACCTATGGAGTTAGCTATGCGTATAGTTGTATTACTATGTGTTATACAGTTATGTATCCTTGGAACAGCTTGTGACCTTACATCTACCGGAAAAGCTTTAAGAAATACTATACATATAAACTCATATGGACAAGCTGAAGTTATTCTTGATAACTGGATAAATACTAGTCAAATTCAAGTATATGTCTATCCCCAATCTCCTCCAGTTGAACCTACAAAAGTTCTTTTTGTTCCATTTAGAGTAACACAACAAATGGAAAATTTTTTGACTGTTGGTAACAATATTTCACGTATTATTTGGCAAAACTGGTTACAGAATAGCATATTTTCTACACTTGAATTTCTACAGAATGGAACAGCATTTCGTCCAGATGTATCCCTCACTATTGCTAAACAAAAAGGTGCTAACTTAGTGGTAGGTGGATATATTACAGATTTTATTGATGGAGGCTTAAGTGGTGATACACGTGTTTCTATTGCAATAGAAATTTATGACGTATCAACAGGTAATTTAATATGGTCATTATCACAAGCAGGTAGTATACAAGCAGCTAGTGTAAATGATTTTATTATCTTTGCTACAAAAACCCGTATGCCAACAAACCCTAGTGCTGCAGTCATCAACCTTCTTGCAGAGGATATGGGTAAAAAAATTAAAGAGTGGACAAACCCTTCATTTCAAGAAGAAACATGGCTTATGCCAGAACCATTAGCATTTTGATAAAAACACTTTCCTTCATATAGTACAGTTACTACTTATAGAAACCTATAGCATATAGTAACAAAAAGTTATGATATTGTTTTTATCTACAATTTATTATATGCTAAAAACATTAATTTAATATATTAAAAATATTAATTCATGCTAAAGGAACATAATGGAAGAATGCTCTCCTATTGACCTTCTCTCTACTAAAGAAACATGGCGACTATTTAGAATTATTTCTGAGACAGTCGACGGCTTTGAAGCAATGAGTAAAGCAGGCCCTTGTGTATCTATCTTTGGATCAGCACGGGCAAAACCTGATAATCCTCTGTATAAAGAAACAGAAGCCATTTCCAAGCTTCTTGTTTCTGCAGGTTTTGGAATTATTACTGGTGGCGGACCAGGTTTAATGGAAGCAGCAAATAAAGCAGCTTTTGAAGCTGGTGGACGCTCCATTGGATTACATATTCATCTCCCTCATGAAGAAGGATGTAATAACTATCTTACAATACGTACAGAATATAGATATTTTTTTATAAGAAAGCTTATGTTTGTGAAGTACGCTCAAGCCTATGTCGTAATGCCAGGTGGAATGGGTACTATAGACGAATTTTCAGAAGCATTTGTTCTTACGCAAACAAAGCGTATCCATCCTTTCCCTATTATACTCTATAATAGCCAATTTTGGAATGGATTAGTCGATTGGATGCGACAAACAATGTCTAAAGAAGGTTTTATTGAACCATCAGAGATTGATGCTCTTCTTAATATCTGTGATACACCTGAAGAAGTTCTCAAAATTATTCAAGAAAAAGTTCCCACTGCAATAACACATAAAAAAAATAAACATAAGCAGTTACATTCATATCCTTAATATCTAATATTCCTTAATTGAACTTAATACAACTTAAGATATAGTTAGTTATTTTTCATCAAATAAGAATGGATTATAAACCAGAAAAAATAATGTGTTGGGGGCCTATACCAACACCACCATTAGGCTGGACTTGGGACAACTTAATGGATGAAGCACTTATTGAAGCAAATCAATGTACAAAAAAAAATGAAGTACCTGTTGGAGCCATTATTGTTCATAAAAATGGTAAAATTATTGGTAAAGGTCATAATGCTCCAATAACAACTTCAGATCCAACAGCCCATGCAGAAATACTTGCATTAAGAACCGCAGGAGCAGTCCAACAAAACTATAGATTACAAGATTGTTTTCTAATTGTTACTCTTGAACCATGTTTAATGTGTGTAGGTGCTATTATACAAGCTAGGATTGATGGTATTGTATATGGGGCAGCAGAACTAAATACAGGAAGTATTACTTCCTGTATTGCTGGTTTTGATTTACCTTTTAATAACTATAAGCCATGGCATATGGGAGGAATAAAAGCAACACAGTGCTCTCAGTTATTGCATAACTTCTTTTATAAATTACGAAAATAAAATTATCAGTTAAAATTTAAGGATACCTACCCTAACGTTTAAAATATCTTGTTTGTACTTAACCATCTGTTGTGATTACCTATATAATATGTAATACATAAAAAGTAGATAAACACTATAGTTTTATTTTTTCCAACTAGGGTGTTACTAAAAAAATATTTTTTTCTTTGAAAAGAAGATAATACTTTTAAAACTTTTATTTTATAAATGAGGATATTGTGGCGAAATCAGCTGAAGAAATTACTATTGAATATGAAGAGGCAGGTCAAATTCTTGTCAAAGAACTTGATAAAGTCATTCTTTCTAAAGGAGCATGGACAACTATACTCTTTCGATATCAAGAGTTTGATCCAGAAACTGGTGGATATGGGCCAGAAAAGTATAGTATTCGTCGTTATCAAAAAGTTGCAGGCGAATATCGACAAAAATCTAAGTTCAATATATCAAGCATAGAACAAGCAAAAAAAATTATTGAAGCACTCACCCATTGGATCTCTGAATCATAACAATAACTCAATCAAAAATGATAAAGGGCTATATTTTCCAATATAGACATAATAAACTAGAACAAAAACATAAGTAACTTTAATCAACAAATAGATATTCTATTTATTAAAAACTTATAATACATTCTCTTAACACAGCATAAAAAGCAGATTAATATATTATAGTTTTAAGCTTATAAATAAAAATATGGATGTATTATGTGGAACGCTGAAAAAGTTAAGCAGCTTGCTGAGTGGTATGTATCACCACAAGGTTCCTTTGCATTAGAACAAGAATATAAACTATTCCAAAATCTGATATCTATATGGCCAAGACGTGACTATACCTTACTTAATATTGGTTGTGGAGTTGGTGCATTTCTTGAAATGTTCTGGGATTATGGATTTGATGTTACTGGACTTGATAATAATTTAGAAGTATTAGAACTTTCTTCTAATCGACTAAAAAATCGTGCAGAATTCCAATTAGGTGCCTTAGATGATCTTCCATTTGAAGATGAAAGTTTTAACTACGCATCATTAGTGACTATTTTAGAATATGTTGAAGATCCAAAAAAAATTTTAGCAGAAGCATTTCGTGTTGCATCTGATGGTATTATTGTTGGATTCACAAATAAATGGTCTATAAATCATATCATTAATAGTACATTACAGCTGCTTCATAAAAAACCAAAAAAAGACAGTCAATGGGTGAGTCCTTGGCAACTTATTCGTCTAACAAAGCAGCTTTATCCTGAATGTAGAATTTATTGTCGCTCTACTTTACTAGGTCCTAAGCGTACTTGGGATGTAACCTCTTCATGGTCTAAACTTAACCGTATTATTCTTTCTTTTCCTATAGGGACATACGTTGGAATGCGTATTGAAAAACGCCCAAAGCCCACACTGACTCCTTTACTTCTCAAAGCAAAAGAACAAGCAGTAAATGTAT
The sequence above is drawn from the Lawsonia intracellularis PHE/MN1-00 genome and encodes:
- a CDS encoding YIP1 family protein → MLIHCPQCHFYRELNTSQIPDNAVMATCPKCQTRFRFRNLDSEYVDPSSSNTIHLLQQAESKTFTNPPTNNTSISHSDTECLKNSSSEYNQQNNYKNVLEKLKKYTLTNQTRQPTDGYVDLIPWEHPEKFDFFSSFYQTIVRVMFNPATFFGNISNATSSLLRPLFFYILVRLFQTLMDGMWFMVSFQALEPSITESSLHDLLSSIAQEMTIPMTLIMTPVTLALQLGIYVLLFYLMIRFIQPEQTYFHTIFRVIAYSAAPTIVCIIPIIGSLVGSIWFSISCFIGCKYALKLSWTKTALALIPLYLIAMAIGLQGAKQFIHIAG
- a CDS encoding TIGR00730 family Rossman fold protein; translated protein: MEECSPIDLLSTKETWRLFRIISETVDGFEAMSKAGPCVSIFGSARAKPDNPLYKETEAISKLLVSAGFGIITGGGPGLMEAANKAAFEAGGRSIGLHIHLPHEEGCNNYLTIRTEYRYFFIRKLMFVKYAQAYVVMPGGMGTIDEFSEAFVLTQTKRIHPFPIILYNSQFWNGLVDWMRQTMSKEGFIEPSEIDALLNICDTPEEVLKIIQEKVPTAITHKKNKHKQLHSYP
- the tadA gene encoding tRNA adenosine(34) deaminase TadA, whose translation is MDYKPEKIMCWGPIPTPPLGWTWDNLMDEALIEANQCTKKNEVPVGAIIVHKNGKIIGKGHNAPITTSDPTAHAEILALRTAGAVQQNYRLQDCFLIVTLEPCLMCVGAIIQARIDGIVYGAAELNTGSITSCIAGFDLPFNNYKPWHMGGIKATQCSQLLHNFFYKLRK
- a CDS encoding class I SAM-dependent methyltransferase; translation: MWNAEKVKQLAEWYVSPQGSFALEQEYKLFQNLISIWPRRDYTLLNIGCGVGAFLEMFWDYGFDVTGLDNNLEVLELSSNRLKNRAEFQLGALDDLPFEDESFNYASLVTILEYVEDPKKILAEAFRVASDGIIVGFTNKWSINHIINSTLQLLHKKPKKDSQWVSPWQLIRLTKQLYPECRIYCRSTLLGPKRTWDVTSSWSKLNRIILSFPIGTYVGMRIEKRPKPTLTPLLLKAKEQAVNVYNALSPEATSTIQHNRTNK